The genome window CTCTCGCTCCAATGCCTCTGCGTGCGCGCGCCAGGGCGAGTGCGGAAATCGCCGTGTGAAGTGCGCCATAAGAATGCGCGCTTCCGGTCTCCGGTGCAACTGATAGGTGTAGAGCGTAATTGCCTTGATCAACGCCGGCTCAGCGTCGGCGGCATCGCTCCACGACATTGCGCCTTGCTCGAGGATTTGAGCCGCGGCGCTGAACTCTTCGCGCTCTTCCAGTCCAGCCGCCAGAATCTGCCACTCTCTTGGGGTTAGTATTGCACCCGGATTACGTCGCAACAGCAACTCGCATGCCGGCGTGGAAGCGGCCCACAGTCGCGCCGCTTCGGCGCGACTGCCACGATCGAGCAGCATCTTCTGCGCTTTCGCCAGCGCTTCCGCTGCGGCGCGCTCATCGCCGAGCGCCAGCCACGCCGGTACCAGCGCGGAGGTTGCCTGGATGTCGTTGGGAGCTTGTGCGAGCACACGGTCAAGTCGCCGGATTGCCGCCGCCGGCGAACCCGCCGCGAGCGCCTTCTCCGCATCCTCCTGTAAGTACGAGTTGCCGGCTTGTTGCTGCAGGTGCAGCATTCTAGCCACGATGAGGCCAATCAGGAAGCCGCCTACATGCGCCCAGTGCGCCACGCCGGTAGCCTGCTCGCCATGAAGCACGCTGTACAAACCGCCGGCCATCTCCAGGAAGAGGAGCAGGCTGATAACCGAGACGACATGGGGCTTCCAGGGGATACCGATCAGTGATAACCGCGCCCGGTAGTATCGTAGAGAAAATGCTCCCATGAGCGCGGCGCAGCCGGCCGATGCGCCGACGATAGGCATCCCTCGCTGCTCAGGCGCCAGGGTCAACGCACCAAAAGCCCACTGGAGTATGCCTCCAGCCGCCCCGCCGATCATGAAGATAGCCAGCATCCGCTTCCAGCCAACAGCATCTTCCACGCCGGAGCCAAAGACCCATAAATAGAACGCATTTACCAGGAAGTGCGCCAGACCTACGTGGACCAGCATGTACGTCAGCGGCGACCAGGCGTGCGGTGCAACAGCGGAGATGCCCAGCGCATTCACGATGGCGGTAACCGCGTTGGCGCGCCCTGTGAGCTGCATGGCTTGAAGCACCAGAGCCAGCGCGCCTGTAAGAGCTATCAGAATCCACGAAACAACGGGGCGGCCGCGCACCTGCCGATCCGAATCAAAAGGAATAATCACGGAGTGGCTCGCAACCGGTAACTCATCACAGGTGCCTACGTATCGCCGTATTCGGCGAATAGCGGTGTTGAGAGGTAGCGTTCACCCGTAGAAGGCAGTATCGTCACAATGAGACGCCCGTCCATTTCCGACCGCGCTGCCGCGGTGAGCGCCGCCCATGTGGCTGCGCCTGAGGAGATGCCGGCGAAAATCCCCTCTTCGCGCGCCAGACGCCGCGAGCACTCCATGGCGTCTTCGGGCGTAACGGCGATCACTTCATCGTAACAGCTTGTGTTGAGAACCGCGGGTACAAAACCGGCGCCCAGGCCCTGGATTGATGGAGGCGCAGGTGCTCCGCCGCTGAGCACGGCGGAATCGGCCGGCTCCACGGCAATCGCGTAGAACTCCGGTTTACGGGACTTTATGACCTCCGCAACGCCGGTGATTGTGCCGCCGGTGCCCACACCGGCCACCAGTACGTCACACTGGCCATCTGTGTCGCGCCAAATCTCTTCCGCGGTCGTACGCCGGTGGATCTCCGGGTTGGCCGGATTCTCAAATTGCTGAGGGAGGAAGTAACTGCCCGGCTGGGTCGCGGCAACTTCCTCGGCTTTGCTGATCGCGCCAAACATACCCTCTTCCCCCGGAGTCAAAATGAGCTCCGCGCCGAGTGCGCGGAGGAGTGCACGACGCTCGCGAGACATTGTGTCGGGCATCACGAGGATGCACCGGTAGCCACGGGCGGCGCAGACAAAGGCCAGCGCGATGCCGGTGTTGCCGCTGGTCGGTTCGATAACGGTAACGCCCGGCTTGAGCACGCCCGTTTGCTCGGCAGCATCGATCATCGCGACGCCAATTCGGTCTTTGACACTCGACAGAGGATTGAAATACTCGAGCTTGCAGACCACCCTTGCCCGCAGGCCTGCTGCCATCCGGTTGAGTTGAACCAGCGGCGTGTCGCCGACCAACTCGGTAACATCGTGGGCTATTCGCATAACAGGCCAACCGAGCTCAACTGCCCGGGTTCATATTCCATGGCGCATCGTGAGGCGTGCATCGCCTCGCTGTTTTTTTGCCGCCAGTGCGGCAATTGTTGTGCTGCGAAGACCCTCGATGACCCGCTGCTGAACATCCTCTTCGAGTCCCTTCAACACCGCGTTGACGCACTGGCCCGGCACTGCTGAACTGGACTCACCATCACAATGAAACAGGTTCTCGCCTTCAGTAACGGCAGATACCACGTCCAGTACGGTAAGGCGGTCGCTGGGGGCGGCAAGCACATAACCTCCGCCCGCACCCCGGACACTCCGTACGATGCCGGCCGCCTTGAGCGCTGAGAGGATTTGACCGAGGTAGGGCGCAGGTATCTGCTGCCGGCGCGATATATCACGGCTCTGGACAGGCCGGTCGCCCGGCTGCATGGCAAGGTCCACCGCAGCTGCGAGGGCGTAACGGATTCGTGCGTTGAACAGACCCATATTGTTGTCGGAAGTCGGTTTCGGTGACGGCGCTCAGTGGGTGCGGCGCGGTTCACAGCCGGCGAAGTATACGCGCCATCGCGCCTGTTGAAAGTCTACCCTGCCACCTGACCGGCTCTGTCCGCAGATGTGGACTCAGCCTGCTTCGCCGCGCGCCAGAGCTCGTCCCAGCTCGTCGGTGAGAGCGCTTCTAGAGCGTCGCCGCGCCGCGCGGCCTCGGCCTCCATCCACCTAAAGCGGCCCGTGAAGCGATGTACCATATCGCGCAGCGCCATTTCCGCGCTAATGTGCCGCCAGCGGGCAATCTGGATCACGGCGAAGAGGAGATCGCCCAGTTCAGCCGCGGTCTCCTCCTGCGAGCCCAGGTTTACCGCCTCCTTAAGTTCGGCAAGCTCCTCCTCCACCTTCTCCCAAACGCCCGCTATGTCACTCCATTCGAAGCCGGCGCGCGCCGCCCGCTCGCTCACTTTCTGGGCATGCTGCAGCGCGGGCAGGCTGGATGCAATGCCGGTCATTACCGACGCCGCAGGTAGATCGGACGCCCGCTTCTCCTCACGTTTGATGCGTGTCCAATTCGTGAGGACCTCGTCGCTACCGGAAACGGTCAAGGCGCCAAAGACGTGAGGATGCCGGCGCACCAGTTTGGCAACTATCTCAGCCATTACATCATCCAACGTGAACCGGCCGGACTCGCTGGCAAGCTGAGCATGGAATACCACCTGCAGGGCAAGGTCGCCGAGTTCTTCCTTCATCGCTTCGGCATCGTCGGAATCTATGGCGTCCAGGACTTCATACGTCTCCTCGATGAGGTACTCGCGTAGAGAAGCGTGGTCCTGCTCCAGGTCCCATGGGCACCCTTTAGGCGACCGGAGCCGCGCCATGACGCCGGCAAGGTCACGGAAGCCCGGTTTACGGTCCTGTGCGATCACCGCCGGCACCAGAACTGCCGTAAGGTGGTCGAACGGGCGCCGATCCAGTTGGTACAACGGACCCCACTCAACCACCGGGTGGTCGCTAGCGCCTGCACCCTGCAGGACGGCGACGCGGTGGCTGTCGCTATACCACCGCATCAGCGCGAGCTTGACCTCCGACGCAAGCGCGGTGTCGTACACCTGAAAGATCAGCATTGGGCGAGTGGTGTCGGGGTCGGCGCCAGGCGCCAGTCCGAAGTCATCGGCGACGCAGTTCGCCTGCAGAGAATGCGCATCGCGAATATCGCAACCATCTGGAAGGTCGCAGCCGGCCGCCATCAGTGCAGCTTCCCAAAAGCTGCTGGCCGGCACGATCTCTACCGGGATGCCACGCTCGGCGCTCAGCGCGCGCACCTCCGCCACAGCCACCTCGCCAAGCAAAGGACTACCGGGTACGGCATACGTTACGTGGCAGTCGGCGGCTGCCTGCACCAAAGACGCCGATATGGCCCTGTACACCTCCGCAAAGGTGGAGTGCCGCGCATACAACTCGTCAAAGGTCTCGAAAACGAGGCCCCAATCGCGAATGAGGCTTACAACCGGATGGCGAGCCGTTCGCAGCAGCAGCTTTCGCCCGGTGGCGCCCGGGTCTCCTGCCAGTCGCAGTGCCTTCTCGGCGCCGCGGGTCAGCCAATCGCCGGAGCCCGGGCCAAGGCCAACCAGCGTTATCGCCCCCATAGTGTTCTCTACTTGTGCGGCACCGCAATCTGCTTCGGCGGAGCCTGCGGAGCAACGGATACCGCACTGGTTTCCGGTGGGACGATATAGGTGCTAACCAGCGGCTGGTACCGGTCGATATAGATACGGATCGTGGAGCTGCGCGCGAAAGTGCCGATTTCGTCCGTTGCGTGCTGCACCCAGTTGGGAAACTTCTGCTGCAGCAACTGCTGGTCTAAAGCCATACTGACTTCATCCAACGATGGGATACGCGATGGCGTTGTAGACACCATCTGCGCCAGCACGTACACCGTCTGCGGCGCGCCTCCATTCTGGGCCGGCACCGAGATCTCGATTGGGGCAGCGGCAAACTGCCCTGGAGTCAAATGCGCCAGCGCTGCCTGCAGGTTTGGCGGTGCGGTGGTGCTATCGATTACGGAGGTCTGACCCACCAGGCTGGCAGCGGCGGCAGGCAACCCCGCCGCAGCAGCCGCCGCCTTGAAATCTCCGCTCTGTCTCAGTTGGGGAAGTACCTGGGTTCCGATCGCAAGGCTGCCGACCGGCATCGTGCGGATCGTCCACATTTCCGGTATGGCCAATTGCGCCGAGTGGCCTTTGTAGTACTGGGCAATCTCGCTGGCATCTACGTGCGCGCCGTCCGTTCCAATGCCAAGTTGCTCCCACTCGGTCTTGATCTGCCGGTCGAGGCCGGACTGGGATAACTGACCGGTCTTCAATTGGTCCTGAAGGGTCGGATTGCGACTCGTGAAATACGTGGCGTATTTCGCGATGTCCTCTGCAGAGGGTACGGCATGGCGCTGGGCCGCTAACTGGTCGACCAGCTCGCTTTTAACAACGTTAATCAGAGCAACGCCACCGGCATCGAGATTGGCGCCGGCGGGGATGGTGCCAACGCGCATGAGCTGTGGCACGTACTCGTCATATGTGATCGCACGATTGTTCACTCTTGCAATAATCTTCTCGCCCTGACAGCCGGTTAGCGCGGCAAGGGCACTGGCGCACAGCAACGCCGCCGGAATGCGGCTAGATAGGCGAAACATGCAAACTCCTCGTTTGGATAGTGCCACGCGGGGCAGTGAAGTATAGCATACGGCCGCCGCGCCCACTTCGGGCAGTGCTGGTCGGTCGATTGCTTGACACACGTTGGGTTCGCCCTCATAATGCCGGATATGACAGTACGGGCGGGCAGCTCCGATGGGCGCATACCGCGGCGTAGAGGCGCTAACCGGCGGCGGTCTCCAATCCGCACCTTCATTTCCCTCGCGTTTCTAGTAATCGAGGGCGTTGTGGCCGTCGGTGTGGTTGCGTTTTTGGGCATATTCTGGAAGTTCTCATCGAACCTACCCAGTGTTGCCAACCTCAACATAGATTCCAAGCCGCCGGTGGCGACCACGATATGGTCCAGCGATGGCGTACTGCTCGGTAGCCTCGAAGTTCAAAACCGCGTGCCCGTCAAGCTCGCCGAAGTGCCACGAAGTGTTCAGCTGGCTACAATAGGAATAGAGGATCACCGCTTCTACGAGCACAAGGGCATCGATATTATTGGAATCATGCGCGCAATGTGGGCGAACCTGCGCGGTGAGAACCTGACATCACAGGGCGGCAGCACGCTCACACAGCAACTGGTGCGCCACATCAAGCAGTTTGGTGTTTCACGCCAGAAGCTTTACAGCAGAAAGATCCGCGAGGCGCTTTACGCGATCCGGCTGGAGCAGGTCTACAGCAAGGCCGAGATTCTCCAGATGTACCTCAATGCTGTGTACTACGGCGGCGGCGCATGGGGCATTCAGGCGGCGGCGGAGACGTACTTCGGTAAGCCGGTCTACCGATTGGACCTCGCAGAGGCTGCCCTGCTTGCCGGGCTGCCACAGCGACCGGCTGCGTTTACTCCCTTTGAACATCCAAATGCCGCAATCCAGCGCCGCAACGAGGTGCTGGACCATATGCATCAGTACGGGTATATCACCGACGAGGAGTGGAGCCAGGCGCGTGCCGAGGTACCTCACTTTGCCCCTCATCGCGCCCATCGTAACTGGTTGAGCTTCAAGGCGCCGTACTTCGTCACTTACGTACTCAACTACCTTACACGTAAGTACGGCTCCGATTTTGTGTACTCCGGGCTCAAGATCCAGACGACACTGAACTACAGAATGCAGGTCCTGGCGCAGAAGGCATTTGATGACGGCCTGCGCAGAGCATCGGGATATGGCGCGAACCAGGGCGCACTGGTGGCAATTGACAATCGCACCGGATTTATCCGGGCGATGATCGGCGGTCGGGCTTTCCGCACCAGCCAATTCAACAACGTGACGCAGGGTATGCGCCAACCAGGTTCCGCGTTCAAGCTGTTCGATTACGCCGCGGCATTCGATACCGGAGCCGCCACGCTCCGAACTACCTTCGTTGATCGACCCGTGCCATACCCCGGCGATCCCAAGCATCGGGTGGTCAAGAACTACGAGAACCGGTACTCATATCATAGTATCAGCTGCCTTAGCGCAATCAAATTCTCCATGAATACGATTGCCGTGCAGGTGGCGATGCGTACCGGGATTGGGACCACGATCGCATACGCGAAGAACATGGGCATCACCACGCCGCTTGCCCCGGTTCTTCCCACGGCGCTTGGCGCATCCTCGGTCCGGCCTCTCGATCTCTGCTCCGCCTATTCGGTTGTGGCCGATTCCGGCTCGCGCATGCTGCCGATGGCGCTGAAGAGCGTAACCGATGCAAGCGGCGACGTCATCGAGGAGCATGCGCCCCATGAAATCACCGGAATCCTTCAGCCTGGCACTGTGGACCAGTTGAACACCGCGTTCGAGGCGGTGGTGCGCGGCGGTACCGGCACGGCGGCGCGGGGGAACAGCTCCAACGGAATCATCGACCAGGCACGAGGTAAAACCGGCACAACCAGCGACAACCGGGACTCATGGTTTGCCGGATATACCCCGGAACTCACCTGTGTGATCTGGCTCGCCAGTGTGCATCACAACAGCAAGGGGTCGGTGGAGTATTTGCCAATGCCGCGGGCAACGGGTGGCGACATCTGTGCGCCGATCTGGCATGACTTTATGATCCAGGCGTTGCCGATCGAGCAGAAATGGTTGAATACGTTTGCTGCACCGGGCGCGGCAACTCCCGTGGCTACGCCAAAGTCCGCAACGAATTCGAACGCTAAGGGAGCGGATGTTGATACAGGCGCCGCGAACTCCGCGACGTCGCCATCCGGCAAATCGTCGACACCCGGGATAATCGTGCCGTCAGACACCCAAACCACGCCGTTTGGAAGCGTACCATCGCCACCATCGCCGGATTCTGGCGCCGCTGACGCTACGCCGGCGGATACCGGCCTCGCACCGGCACCGGCTCGCCAGCCGGCCAGTACCTCCAGCCAATCCGAACTCGTGCCTGTCAGCATCTGCGTGGAGTCCGGCAAGCGCGCAACAGAGTGGTGCCCAGTAGTGAAAACGGTGATGATGTCTCGTCGCCGGGCAGCTCGGCTGGGAGTCTGTACGCTCCACAAGGCGCCTCCTGGCGAGTAGAACAAAGCTTTCGCAGCCGTCGCCGGTGCGCGGCGGGCTTGACAGGTCTTTGGATAGCGCGATACACTCATGCCGCAAGCGGCGTTGCCGCGCCGCCGCCCGTGGCCCCTTACAGGTTTGCTTTGCCGTGTGGAGCGCGCGGGCCGAAACGCCGTTATGATTCAGCTTTGCCACATATCCGTCGGTTATCCGAGCGGTGCGATGGCGCTGGACGATGTATCACTCTCCATTGCACCCAACGAGTTTGTCTTCCTGGTAGGGCATACGGGAGCGGGTAAGTCGACACTGCTCAAGCTGCTTTATGCTGCGCAACACCCCACCTCCGGGCAGGTCCGTGTCGCCGGCCTGGACGTGTCAAGCCTGCGCGATCGCGACGTTCCCTGGCTGCGGCGCCGGCTTGGCGTGGTTGTTCAGGATTTCGGACTGCTCCCCGATAAAACCGTCTACGAGAATGTGGCATTTGCGCTGCGCGTAACCGGCGCCGGCTGGCGAGAAGTGCGCAAGCGCGTACCGCAAGTGTTGGAGATGGTTGGCGTGATGCACCGCCCGGACGCGTTTCCTCACCAGCTTTCCGGCGGTGAACAGCAGCGGGTGGCCATAGCCCGCGCGCTGGTGCACGAGCCGGCTGTACTCCTGGCGGACGAGCCTACCGGCAATCTGGATCCGGCTACCTCTGCGGGAATCATCCAGCTGCTAGAGTACATCAACAAGCGCAATACCACCGTTGTGGTGGCTACACATGACGCCGCGATCGTGGATATGATGCAGCGCAGGGTTGTGGCGCTGGCCGGCGGTAAGATCGTTCGCGACGATGCCATGGGCTCGTACCATGAGCAAGCGCCAGACGTGGGCGAGGCGGCAATTTGCGGCTGAACAGCGTACCATTCTTGATTGGTGAGTGCCTCCAAAGCGTGCGCCGGAACGGCTTGATGTCGATAGCCGCGCTGGGAACGGTAACCGTAGCGATTACGGTGCTGGGTGCTACGCTGCTGGCGGCCGGCCGGGTTAAAGCGCTGGCTGACGCACAGCCGGCACGGTTTAACGAAATCAACGTGTTTCTGCATACCAGTGTCGACCGACGCGACGCGCTCAAGCTGGCAGATGCGCTCCGGCAGCTTCCGCAGGTTAGCGGAGTCCGCTTGCTGAAGCGCGAAGATGCATGGGCCCGTATCCAGCGTCGCGAGCCCTCCCTCGCGCAGAATGTTGCCGGCAACCCGCTGCCGGACGCACTCGCGATTTCAGCAGTTGAGCCGGGCGAGCTGCCGGCGCTGGCTGGCAAACTGCGAAATACGGCGTTATATCCACAAATAGCCAACGTTACCGATGCAAGCAGCGAGGTCCGCGCCATGCTGGGCTTTTCGCGAGTAATTCGGGTTATGGGCAGCCTTGCTGCGATTGGTCTTTTCATTGCCACACTTTTCATCGTCTACAACACCATCCGCTTGACGTTGATCGCGCGGCAGAAGGAGATCAAGATCATGCAACTGGTAGGCGCTACTGCCGGATTCATCAGACTGCCGATGGTGCTTGAAGGCGTGCTCTACGGATTCACCGGCGGCCTGATTGCATCGGTAATTCTGCTTTTGGCAAGTCTGGAGGTTGGGCGCTTTCTGAGCAGCCTGAAGTCGCCGCTGCTCGACTCCGGCGCCGCCGGGCTAACCGGTTCACAAATCACGCTGTTTCTTGTGGTGCTTGGCGCAAGCATTGGCGCCATCGGTAGCCATCTTGCAATTCGGCGTTTCTTGAGGGTGCTCTAGTGAGGCTCGGCGCTGTATGTGCCTGCGCTTTCATGTTGAGCCTGGCAGGCGGCGTGCAGGCACAGCGGCCCAGGTCGCACGGTACGGCAAACAAGGAGGCAACCCGCATCAAGCGCGCGGCGCTTGTACGCAAGCTCCATACCGTCCGGGTGAAAGCGCACGCCGCCCATGCACGCCTGGTTTCCGCCCGAAGCCATGAGGCGATCATTCGCACCGGCCTGCGTCAGGTGCGCGCTAACATAACGGGCGTAACGGCCCGGCTGAACTTCATCGGTAACCGCTTGAGTGAGCTTGCAGACTCCCACGTGAGGGTGCGCGTTCGAATCGCAGACCGCGAGAACGAACTCGCCACCCGGCGCCAACTGCTCGCTGCTCGCATTCGCGAGGAGTATGAGCGCGGCGACACGACGTACACGGAGGTACTGCTGCAGTCACGCTCACTCAGCGACCTGCTTTCTCGCGGCTACTACGTTCGGCGCATTGTTCACAGTGATACCGCGTTGATGGCGAGCGTTCGCCGCGCACTCGACGCCATTCAGGCGGATGAGCACACGATCGAAGTGCAGCAGCAGGCCGAACAGCAGTTGGCGGG of Armatimonadota bacterium contains these proteins:
- a CDS encoding rhomboid family intramembrane serine protease, whose protein sequence is MRGRPVVSWILIALTGALALVLQAMQLTGRANAVTAIVNALGISAVAPHAWSPLTYMLVHVGLAHFLVNAFYLWVFGSGVEDAVGWKRMLAIFMIGGAAGGILQWAFGALTLAPEQRGMPIVGASAGCAALMGAFSLRYYRARLSLIGIPWKPHVVSVISLLLFLEMAGGLYSVLHGEQATGVAHWAHVGGFLIGLIVARMLHLQQQAGNSYLQEDAEKALAAGSPAAAIRRLDRVLAQAPNDIQATSALVPAWLALGDERAAAEALAKAQKMLLDRGSRAEAARLWAASTPACELLLRRNPGAILTPREWQILAAGLEEREEFSAAAQILEQGAMSWSDAADAEPALIKAITLYTYQLHRRPEARILMAHFTRRFPHSPWRAHAEALERELQNGSANEPGR
- the cysK gene encoding cysteine synthase A, whose protein sequence is MRIAHDVTELVGDTPLVQLNRMAAGLRARVVCKLEYFNPLSSVKDRIGVAMIDAAEQTGVLKPGVTVIEPTSGNTGIALAFVCAARGYRCILVMPDTMSRERRALLRALGAELILTPGEEGMFGAISKAEEVAATQPGSYFLPQQFENPANPEIHRRTTAEEIWRDTDGQCDVLVAGVGTGGTITGVAEVIKSRKPEFYAIAVEPADSAVLSGGAPAPPSIQGLGAGFVPAVLNTSCYDEVIAVTPEDAMECSRRLAREEGIFAGISSGAATWAALTAAARSEMDGRLIVTILPSTGERYLSTPLFAEYGDT
- a CDS encoding Rrf2 family transcriptional regulator; translation: MGLFNARIRYALAAAVDLAMQPGDRPVQSRDISRRQQIPAPYLGQILSALKAAGIVRSVRGAGGGYVLAAPSDRLTVLDVVSAVTEGENLFHCDGESSSAVPGQCVNAVLKGLEEDVQQRVIEGLRSTTIAALAAKKQRGDARLTMRHGI
- the mazG gene encoding nucleoside triphosphate pyrophosphohydrolase; translated protein: MGAITLVGLGPGSGDWLTRGAEKALRLAGDPGATGRKLLLRTARHPVVSLIRDWGLVFETFDELYARHSTFAEVYRAISASLVQAAADCHVTYAVPGSPLLGEVAVAEVRALSAERGIPVEIVPASSFWEAALMAAGCDLPDGCDIRDAHSLQANCVADDFGLAPGADPDTTRPMLIFQVYDTALASEVKLALMRWYSDSHRVAVLQGAGASDHPVVEWGPLYQLDRRPFDHLTAVLVPAVIAQDRKPGFRDLAGVMARLRSPKGCPWDLEQDHASLREYLIEETYEVLDAIDSDDAEAMKEELGDLALQVVFHAQLASESGRFTLDDVMAEIVAKLVRRHPHVFGALTVSGSDEVLTNWTRIKREEKRASDLPAASVMTGIASSLPALQHAQKVSERAARAGFEWSDIAGVWEKVEEELAELKEAVNLGSQEETAAELGDLLFAVIQIARWRHISAEMALRDMVHRFTGRFRWMEAEAARRGDALEALSPTSWDELWRAAKQAESTSADRAGQVAG
- a CDS encoding peptidyl-prolyl cis-trans isomerase, whose product is MFRLSSRIPAALLCASALAALTGCQGEKIIARVNNRAITYDEYVPQLMRVGTIPAGANLDAGGVALINVVKSELVDQLAAQRHAVPSAEDIAKYATYFTSRNPTLQDQLKTGQLSQSGLDRQIKTEWEQLGIGTDGAHVDASEIAQYYKGHSAQLAIPEMWTIRTMPVGSLAIGTQVLPQLRQSGDFKAAAAAAGLPAAAASLVGQTSVIDSTTAPPNLQAALAHLTPGQFAAAPIEISVPAQNGGAPQTVYVLAQMVSTTPSRIPSLDEVSMALDQQLLQQKFPNWVQHATDEIGTFARSSTIRIYIDRYQPLVSTYIVPPETSAVSVAPQAPPKQIAVPHK
- a CDS encoding PBP1A family penicillin-binding protein, with product MAVGVVAFLGIFWKFSSNLPSVANLNIDSKPPVATTIWSSDGVLLGSLEVQNRVPVKLAEVPRSVQLATIGIEDHRFYEHKGIDIIGIMRAMWANLRGENLTSQGGSTLTQQLVRHIKQFGVSRQKLYSRKIREALYAIRLEQVYSKAEILQMYLNAVYYGGGAWGIQAAAETYFGKPVYRLDLAEAALLAGLPQRPAAFTPFEHPNAAIQRRNEVLDHMHQYGYITDEEWSQARAEVPHFAPHRAHRNWLSFKAPYFVTYVLNYLTRKYGSDFVYSGLKIQTTLNYRMQVLAQKAFDDGLRRASGYGANQGALVAIDNRTGFIRAMIGGRAFRTSQFNNVTQGMRQPGSAFKLFDYAAAFDTGAATLRTTFVDRPVPYPGDPKHRVVKNYENRYSYHSISCLSAIKFSMNTIAVQVAMRTGIGTTIAYAKNMGITTPLAPVLPTALGASSVRPLDLCSAYSVVADSGSRMLPMALKSVTDASGDVIEEHAPHEITGILQPGTVDQLNTAFEAVVRGGTGTAARGNSSNGIIDQARGKTGTTSDNRDSWFAGYTPELTCVIWLASVHHNSKGSVEYLPMPRATGGDICAPIWHDFMIQALPIEQKWLNTFAAPGAATPVATPKSATNSNAKGADVDTGAANSATSPSGKSSTPGIIVPSDTQTTPFGSVPSPPSPDSGAADATPADTGLAPAPARQPASTSSQSELVPVSICVESGKRATEWCPVVKTVMMSRRRAARLGVCTLHKAPPGE
- the ftsE gene encoding cell division ATP-binding protein FtsE, which translates into the protein MIQLCHISVGYPSGAMALDDVSLSIAPNEFVFLVGHTGAGKSTLLKLLYAAQHPTSGQVRVAGLDVSSLRDRDVPWLRRRLGVVVQDFGLLPDKTVYENVAFALRVTGAGWREVRKRVPQVLEMVGVMHRPDAFPHQLSGGEQQRVAIARALVHEPAVLLADEPTGNLDPATSAGIIQLLEYINKRNTTVVVATHDAAIVDMMQRRVVALAGGKIVRDDAMGSYHEQAPDVGEAAICG
- a CDS encoding ABC transporter permease, producing the protein MSIAALGTVTVAITVLGATLLAAGRVKALADAQPARFNEINVFLHTSVDRRDALKLADALRQLPQVSGVRLLKREDAWARIQRREPSLAQNVAGNPLPDALAISAVEPGELPALAGKLRNTALYPQIANVTDASSEVRAMLGFSRVIRVMGSLAAIGLFIATLFIVYNTIRLTLIARQKEIKIMQLVGATAGFIRLPMVLEGVLYGFTGGLIASVILLLASLEVGRFLSSLKSPLLDSGAAGLTGSQITLFLVVLGASIGAIGSHLAIRRFLRVL